One stretch of Methanocellales archaeon DNA includes these proteins:
- a CDS encoding glycosyltransferase family 4 protein, which yields MKICIVVPFFTPFVRGNEYGLAHSLTNLGHEVTIVTSTARAPREGMIKEEESNFSHDFKVKYLPTPLKLGENPIVPSVFAHILKNDYDVLLLQEDYPFICHLAYFAARLKRTPTILSTERTYYPADVTKKISLKILDKTLNKILRNGVDAITAHCNAAKEFMIKELGVKREIKVIHVGVDTTLFRPMRGKGEHLKSSKMKILTVARLHRYKGLDYLIKAMQLLRDKSKAKLYILGGGVEEDNLKNLVKRLDLETEVEFLKKPIPNHEMPFLYSECDVYVQPSTIEPYGIVVLEAMACEKPVIGTKVGGMLDTIKDGETGYLVEPRNAKEIADRITILMDEDKKAEMGKKAREWVVDNFDWMTIGKRYEKIIEDLL from the coding sequence ATGAAAATCTGCATTGTAGTACCATTCTTCACGCCTTTTGTTAGAGGCAACGAATATGGGCTTGCGCATAGTCTAACAAATCTAGGACATGAAGTAACGATTGTAACTTCCACTGCAAGGGCTCCCAGGGAGGGGATGATTAAGGAGGAGGAATCAAACTTTTCCCATGATTTTAAGGTAAAATATCTCCCAACGCCCTTGAAGTTAGGGGAGAACCCCATCGTTCCTTCCGTTTTTGCCCATATTCTAAAAAATGATTATGATGTGCTGCTCCTGCAAGAGGACTACCCCTTCATATGTCACCTCGCCTACTTTGCAGCAAGGTTAAAGCGAACGCCCACCATATTGTCTACGGAGAGAACATATTATCCCGCAGATGTTACGAAGAAAATTTCATTGAAAATTCTTGACAAAACGCTCAACAAAATCTTGAGAAATGGTGTTGATGCAATAACTGCACACTGCAATGCAGCCAAGGAATTCATGATAAAAGAGTTGGGAGTAAAAAGAGAGATAAAGGTGATACATGTTGGCGTGGACACGACATTGTTCAGACCAATGAGAGGAAAAGGCGAGCATCTCAAATCATCAAAGATGAAGATTCTAACGGTTGCCAGATTGCACAGATATAAAGGATTAGATTATTTAATAAAGGCGATGCAACTCTTACGAGATAAGTCAAAGGCAAAATTATACATTTTGGGTGGGGGTGTGGAAGAAGATAATTTGAAAAATCTTGTGAAAAGATTAGATTTAGAAACAGAAGTTGAATTTCTCAAAAAGCCCATTCCGAACCATGAAATGCCTTTTTTATACTCAGAGTGTGATGTTTACGTCCAACCAAGCACAATAGAGCCTTACGGGATTGTGGTCCTAGAGGCAATGGCATGTGAAAAACCCGTCATAGGGACCAAAGTTGGCGGTATGCTGGATACGATAAAAGATGGCGAAACAGGATATTTGGTCGAACCGAGAAATGCGAAGGAGATTGCAGATAGAATAACGATTTTAATGGATGAAGATAAAAAAGCGGAGATGGGGAAAAAAGCCAGAGAATGGGTTGTTGATAATTTTGATTGGATGACGATTGGAAAGAGATATGAAAAGATTATTGAGGATTTATTATGA
- a CDS encoding glycosyltransferase family 4 protein, with protein MKIAQVCPRYHPDIGGVETHVREISERIAKKGWNVEVICTSDKLQKKEEINGVKVTRFRSIAPNDAFFLAPQIYGYILNQEYDIIHAHNYHAFPALFCSLAKKDRKLVFTPHYHGAGHSFIRNQLHKPYRPIGKMMFKRADKIVCVSKFELNLIKENFKIPSSKLTHIPNGINLDEFKDVKPLERKHKTILFVGRLEKYKGVQYVIQALPLLEYRLEIVGKGPYEQKLKKLASDLGVSKKIDWIRELPRSELLKRYKSADVFVMLSEHEAYGITVAEALASGTPCIVSDIDSLGEFLDNKMCFKVKSHPNANDLTQTIKRVASIKQVKYGGELMDWDRVTERLIDVYEEIR; from the coding sequence ATGAAAATAGCCCAAGTTTGCCCCAGATATCATCCGGATATAGGCGGCGTGGAGACGCATGTAAGGGAGATAAGTGAGCGCATAGCAAAAAAGGGATGGAACGTAGAAGTAATATGCACGTCCGATAAGCTACAAAAAAAAGAGGAGATAAATGGCGTCAAAGTCACCAGATTTAGGTCAATAGCGCCCAATGATGCCTTTTTCCTGGCACCCCAGATTTATGGTTATATCCTAAATCAAGAATATGACATAATTCATGCGCACAATTACCATGCATTTCCAGCGTTATTCTGCTCCCTGGCCAAAAAGGACCGAAAACTGGTTTTCACACCCCATTATCATGGAGCAGGGCATTCATTCATCCGAAATCAGCTCCACAAACCCTATCGTCCGATTGGAAAGATGATGTTTAAAAGAGCAGACAAAATAGTATGCGTATCAAAGTTTGAGCTGAATCTAATAAAAGAGAATTTCAAAATTCCTTCATCAAAATTGACGCACATTCCCAACGGCATAAACTTAGATGAGTTTAAGGACGTTAAACCACTCGAAAGAAAGCATAAAACGATCTTGTTTGTGGGGCGCCTCGAGAAATACAAAGGTGTGCAGTACGTCATTCAAGCGTTGCCATTGCTGGAATATCGATTAGAGATCGTGGGGAAAGGTCCCTATGAGCAAAAATTAAAAAAATTGGCAAGTGATCTAGGCGTAAGTAAGAAGATTGACTGGATAAGAGAGCTTCCGAGATCCGAATTACTTAAACGTTACAAATCAGCAGACGTCTTCGTCATGCTATCTGAGCACGAAGCGTATGGCATAACAGTGGCAGAGGCTCTTGCAAGCGGAACACCCTGTATCGTCTCAGATATCGATTCATTAGGCGAATTCTTAGATAACAAAATGTGCTTTAAGGTTAAGTCACATCCGAATGCTAACGACCTTACCCAAACGATAAAAAGAGTGGCCTCTATCAAGCAAGTCAAATATGGCGGAGAATTGATGGATTGGGACAGGGTCACAGAGCGTTTGATTGATGTGTACGAGGAAATAAGATGA
- a CDS encoding nucleotidyltransferase domain-containing protein: protein MKQDIASILKKLLDKCKEKFGVDLISVVLFGSYATGVEHEYSDVDLLIIAENLSYDWRKRDEIATDLKTPFVFEKKMDITLIDKKDLVDSMKWFDPLVLGISEAYVILYDKKGFFGDKMKKFKEKVKEMHVKKIGDNSYEIPVGDLIEV from the coding sequence ATGAAGCAAGACATAGCGTCCATACTTAAAAAACTCCTTGACAAATGTAAGGAAAAATTTGGAGTGGATTTAATTTCCGTGGTATTATTTGGTTCGTATGCTACTGGTGTCGAGCATGAGTATAGTGACGTCGATCTGCTCATTATTGCCGAAAACCTATCATATGATTGGAGAAAAAGAGATGAGATAGCTACTGACTTAAAAACGCCATTTGTCTTTGAAAAGAAGATGGACATAACTCTAATCGATAAAAAGGACCTAGTAGACTCTATGAAGTGGTTTGATCCATTAGTTTTAGGAATAAGCGAGGCATACGTCATTTTGTATGATAAAAAGGGCTTTTTTGGGGATAAGATGAAGAAGTTTAAGGAGAAAGTCAAAGAAATGCATGTGAAAAAAATAGGAGACAACAGTTACGAGATACCAGTTGGTGACTTGATTGAGGTATGA
- a CDS encoding glycosyltransferase, with the protein MRTICIVGPSKKFLSGLSYYTIRLANALAMSNDVSVVCLRKLLPQFLFPGKEHVGKKLSDLEFSSKISVYDGMDYNSPLSWIRAFNFIKKKNPDVIILQWWTSSVVHMHLFLKIFNALFIKSKLIIEFHEVVDPLEESILPIRLYSRIFCRLLAHKVDAYVVHSSFDKEQIASKYRLDEGEMYIIPHGLYNHYKPIDKEKAKSALKIKEKFVILHFGLIRKYKGIPYLIDAFERMPEDVAEQSRLLIIGELWEGGEEVVQRVETSKLRDKIILIPKYVSDDDIPLYFSAADVIVFPYLRASQSGAAHIAMCFKKPIITSAVGGLNESMSKYGGASFVPPGDANAIAKALIGCYERPKEIKCDLAEFSWDTTTSKYFDVIDRIRNK; encoded by the coding sequence ATGAGGACCATATGCATAGTTGGGCCATCAAAAAAATTTTTAAGCGGTCTTAGTTATTACACGATCCGCTTGGCTAATGCATTGGCAATGTCAAATGATGTGTCAGTTGTATGTTTGAGAAAATTGTTGCCTCAATTTTTGTTTCCAGGAAAAGAACACGTTGGAAAAAAGCTATCAGATCTTGAATTCTCGTCTAAAATCTCAGTTTATGATGGCATGGACTACAATTCGCCATTGAGTTGGATCAGGGCGTTTAACTTCATCAAAAAGAAAAATCCTGATGTGATCATATTACAATGGTGGACCTCTTCTGTGGTACACATGCACCTTTTTTTAAAGATTTTCAATGCGCTTTTTATTAAATCAAAGCTCATAATCGAGTTTCATGAGGTTGTAGATCCATTGGAGGAGTCTATTTTGCCGATTAGGTTGTATTCACGCATATTTTGTCGTTTGTTAGCGCATAAAGTCGATGCCTATGTGGTACACTCCAGTTTTGACAAGGAGCAGATCGCATCTAAATATCGCCTCGATGAAGGGGAAATGTATATCATTCCCCACGGCCTTTATAATCATTATAAACCAATTGATAAAGAAAAAGCAAAATCTGCACTGAAGATCAAGGAGAAATTCGTCATTTTGCATTTTGGATTGATCAGGAAATATAAGGGCATTCCCTACCTCATCGATGCATTCGAACGAATGCCAGAGGACGTAGCTGAGCAATCTAGATTGCTTATCATTGGAGAACTATGGGAGGGCGGAGAAGAGGTAGTTCAGAGGGTTGAAACTTCAAAACTCAGGGATAAGATAATACTGATACCGAAATACGTCTCTGATGACGATATACCTCTATATTTTTCAGCCGCTGATGTTATCGTTTTTCCCTACCTAAGGGCATCACAGAGTGGCGCAGCTCATATAGCCATGTGCTTTAAAAAACCTATCATAACTTCGGCGGTTGGAGGATTGAATGAATCTATGTCAAAATATGGGGGGGCATCTTTCGTTCCGCCAGGTGATGCAAATGCGATTGCCAAAGCCCTCATAGGCTGCTATGAGCGACCCAAAGAAATCAAATGTGATCTAGCAGAGTTTAGTTGGGATACCACCACATCCAAATACTTTGATGTAATTGATAGGATCAGAAACAAATAA
- a CDS encoding HEPN domain-containing protein: MRYEKISKAFLIEAKDDIEMAEIAYSHGKFSKAVYHSQQCVEKAFKAALVLKGKFISEHEVLTDFLKVYQNELSRETIEKIMKDTPKLESQFKRVRYPLFGRTDLPIWIPSKEYDESDAKSAIEKANLIFGILSKYLEGKHRSSK, translated from the coding sequence TTGAGGTATGAAAAGATTTCTAAAGCTTTTTTGATCGAAGCGAAAGATGATATAGAGATGGCAGAAATCGCCTATTCACATGGAAAATTTAGTAAGGCAGTTTATCATTCTCAACAATGCGTTGAAAAGGCATTTAAAGCAGCCTTAGTACTAAAGGGAAAGTTCATCTCAGAGCACGAAGTTTTAACGGATTTTCTAAAGGTGTATCAAAACGAACTTTCCCGTGAAACGATAGAAAAAATCATGAAGGATACGCCAAAACTTGAGTCTCAATTCAAAAGGGTGCGATACCCTTTGTTTGGAAGAACGGATTTGCCGATCTGGATTCCAAGTAAAGAGTACGATGAAAGCGACGCAAAAAGTGCGATAGAAAAAGCCAATCTTATTTTTGGCATTTTGTCAAAATATCTAGAGGGTAAACACCGATCTTCCAAGTGA
- a CDS encoding glycosyltransferase family 4 protein: MKEEESTFLLSFVQKTYFFIYRFVLIILALYLLKKHKIDFVLDRSSSKGVGVFSGFLLGIPTIIELLDPDYNNLSMKLTKKIFAYTKNIINPSFHYKVKIISAGVDPNIFKPAYEEDIRSKYNLKDKKVVVYVGAMSAWHGAEDLIEIANKLDEDVRFLMVGKGLDILEGESKEESISSRFIFTGFVEYEDVPKYVSAADVAVAPYNPKGFRYMERYGFYFSPIKIFEYMACRKPVVASDLEIIRDIINENRCGLLAKPGDAEDFAEKIRMLMEDEVSRKKFGDNGRNAVIGKYTWEKVADKIYGCMEAKNKLSDELGV, from the coding sequence ATGAAAGAGGAGGAAAGTACTTTTTTGCTCAGTTTTGTTCAAAAAACGTATTTCTTCATTTACCGTTTTGTCTTAATTATCCTCGCGCTTTATTTGCTAAAAAAACACAAAATAGATTTTGTTCTTGACAGAAGTTCATCAAAAGGAGTAGGGGTATTTTCAGGATTTTTGCTTGGAATTCCAACCATCATAGAGCTTTTGGACCCGGATTACAACAACTTATCGATGAAACTAACGAAGAAGATTTTTGCTTATACTAAAAACATAATTAATCCGAGTTTTCATTACAAGGTAAAAATTATAAGTGCCGGTGTAGACCCAAATATTTTTAAACCCGCTTATGAAGAGGATATCAGGAGTAAATACAACTTAAAAGACAAAAAAGTGGTTGTTTACGTAGGAGCGATGAGTGCATGGCATGGTGCAGAAGATCTTATTGAGATTGCTAATAAACTCGATGAAGACGTAAGGTTTCTTATGGTTGGCAAAGGATTGGATATTCTTGAAGGAGAATCAAAGGAAGAAAGCATTTCCTCTAGGTTCATATTCACAGGATTTGTTGAGTATGAAGATGTGCCAAAATATGTTTCTGCTGCAGATGTTGCGGTTGCCCCATACAATCCAAAAGGATTTAGATATATGGAGAGATATGGCTTTTATTTCTCGCCAATAAAGATTTTTGAGTATATGGCCTGTAGAAAGCCTGTTGTAGCGAGTGATTTAGAGATAATAAGAGACATCATAAATGAAAACAGATGCGGTTTGTTGGCAAAGCCCGGGGATGCTGAGGATTTTGCTGAGAAGATAAGAATGCTGATGGAGGATGAAGTTTCGAGGAAAAAGTTTGGTGATAATGGCAGGAATGCCGTGATAGGGAAGTATACCTGGGAAAAAG